One Centroberyx gerrardi isolate f3 chromosome 2, fCenGer3.hap1.cur.20231027, whole genome shotgun sequence DNA window includes the following coding sequences:
- the spra gene encoding sepiapterin reductase a yields the protein MQADVCPGKDLGRALCIITGASRGFGRTVSREISRLFKPGSVLVLAARSRDDLRALQADLAAAGADGTGLVVQCVVADLGGKEGVESVIRASKEAASVDIDHLILVNNAASLGDVSRYAKSFVDMSEVDSYLSLNVSSALCLTAGVLQAFPRRPGLRRTMVNVTSLCALQPFPSWVLYCTGKAAREMMFRVLAEEEPDLRVLNYAPGPLDTAMQAEARSSTADPSIRQSFSAMFSQGQLLSCEASCAKLMKLLLEDEYASGAHLDFYDL from the exons ATGCAAGCCGACGTGTGTCCCGGGAAAGACCTGGGCCGGGCGCTGTGCATCATCACCGGGGCCTCCAGAGGATTTGGCCGGACGGTATCGAGGGAGATCTCCCGGTTGTTCAAGCCGGGATCGGTGCTCGTCTTGGCGGCCCGCTCCCGCGATGATCTGCGGGCGCTGCAGGCGGACCTGGCCGCGGCGGGGGCGGACGGGACGGGCCTGGTGGTTCAGTGTGTGGTGGCCGATCTGGGGGGGAAGGAAGGGGTGGAGAGTGTCATCAGAGCATCCAAGGAGGCGGCTTCAGTTGATATCGATCACCTGATATTAGTCAACAATGCCG cCTCCCTGGGCGACGTGTCCCGCTACGCCAAGAGCTTCGTCGACATGTCCGAGGTGGACTCCTACTTGTCGCTCAACGTCAGCTCGGCCCTGTGCCTCACCGCCGGCGTGCTGCAGGCGTTCCCGCGGCGCCCGGGCCTGCGCCGCACCATGGTCAACGTCACCTCGCTCTGCGCCCTGCAGCCCTTCCCCTCCTGGGTGCTCTACTGCACCGGCAAGGCCGCCCGCGAGATGATGTTCAGGGTGCTGGCGGAGGAGGAGCCCGACCTCCGGGTGCTGAACTACGCtccag ggCCTCTAGACACAGCCATGCAGGCGGAGGCCAGATCCAGCACAGCCGACCCCAGCATCAGGCAGTCCTTCTCGGCCATGTTCTCCCAGGGCCAGCTGCTGAGCTGCGAGGCGTCCTGCGCCAAGCTGatgaagctgctgctggaggacgaGTACGCATCCGGAGCCCACCTCGACTTCTACGACCTGTAG
- the smyd1a gene encoding histone-lysine N-methyltransferase SMYD1a has protein sequence MTLGNMDNVELFDAGKKGRGLRATKELSAGEVVFSEPSFSAVVFDSLSTQVCHSCFRRQANLHRCAQCKFAHYCDRTCQTACWDEHKQECGAIKKLGKTPSENVRLAARVLWRIQKDTGIVSDGQLTSVEQLQEHVADLPEDDLKELKMDVHNFLKYWPHSSRQHPAEHISHIFGIISCNGFTLSDQRGLQAVGVGLFPNLCLVNHDCWPNCTVILNHGSQSALNPALHSKRRIELRALGKVAEGEELTVGYVDFLNLSADRQRILKQQYHFDCTCQQCSQRSKDDLMMAAKEGEGNKPSADLVKEVTAFSKECLEKIEKCRTGGNFHEVVKLCRECLEKQDSALADTHLYKLRVLSIASEVLSYLRLFSEAADYARKMVEGYTKLYHPNNAQLGMATMRAGVTHWHAGQIETGHGMICKAFAILMVTHGPNHPITRDLETMRTQTEAELRMFKQNEHVYHTMREAALKHEPACMIDSSSTDEKIKGLIRKQ, from the exons ATGACTCTGGGGAACATGGACAACGTCGAGCTGTTCGATGCCGGGAAGAAAGGTCGAGGCCTGAGGGCCACCAAGGAGCTCAGCGCCGGGGAGGTGGTCTTCTCCGAGCCCAGCTTCTCTGCTGTGGTGTTCGACAG TTTGTCCACTCAGGTGTGCCACAGCTGTTTCCGGCGTCAGGCCAACCTGCACCGCTGTGCCCAGTGTAAGTTCGCCCACTACTGCGACCGGACCTGCCAGACGGCATGCTGGGACGAGCACAAGCAGGAGTGCGGCGCCATCAAGAAGCTTGGCAAGACCCCCAGTGAGAACGTCCG CCTGGCGGCTCGTGTGCTGTGGCGTATACAGAAGGACACGGGCATCGTGTCGGACGGCCAGCTGACCTCGgtggagcagctgcaggagcATGTGGCCGACCTGCCCGAAGACGACCTGAAGGAGCTCAAGATGGACGTGCACAACTTCCTCAAGTACTGGCCtcacagcagcaggcagcacCCCGCTGAGCACATCTCACACATCTTTGGCATT atCAGCTGTAATGGCTTCACTCTGAGCGACCAGAGGGGTCTGCAGGCTGTCGGGGTGGGTCTGTTCCCTAACCTGTGTCTGGTGAACCACGACTGCTGGCCCAACTGCACCGTCATCCTCAACCACGGCAG CCAGTCTGCTTTGAACCCGGCTCTCCATTCTAAGAGGAG gaTCGAGCTTCGCGCCCTGGGGAAAGTGGCGGAGGGTGAGGAGCTGACCGTCGGCTACGTGGATTTCCTCAACCTGTCTGCTGACCGCCAGCGCATTCTGAAGCAGCAGTACCATTTCGACTGCACCTGCCAGCAGTGCAGCCAGCGCAGCAAGGACGACCTGATGATGGCTGCCAAGGAGGGCGAAGGAAACAAA CCCTCTGCCGATCTGGTGAAGGAGGTGACTGCCTTCAGTAAGGAGTGTCTGGAGAAGATTGAGAAGTGCCGCACCGGGGGCAATTTCCATGAG GTGGTGAAGTTGTGTCGTGAGTGTCTGGAGAAGCAGGACAGCGCCCTGGCTGACACTCATCTCTACAAGCTGCGTGTGCTGAGCATCGCCAGTGAGGTGCTCTCCTACCTGCGGCTCTTCTCCGAGGCGGCAGACTACGCCCGCAAGATGGTGGAGGGATACAC GAAGCTGTACCACCCCAACAACGCCCAGCTGGGCATGGCCACCATGCGGGCGGGCGTCACCCACTGGCACGCCGGGCAGATTGAGACGGGCCACGGCATGATCTGCAAGGCCTTCGCCATCCTCATGGTCACCCACGGGCCCAACCATCCCATCACCAGAGACCTGGAG ACTATGCGCACGCAGACTGAGGCGGAGCTGCGCATGTTCAAGCAGAACGAGCATGTGTACCACACCATGAGGGAGGCCGCCCTGAAGCACGAGCCCGCCTGCATGATAGACAGCTCCTCCACTGACGAGAAGATCAAGGGCCTCATCCGCAAGCAATAA